CGAGCAGCGCGCTCACCTCGATGTCGCGCGGATCCGAGTAGCGATGGGGAAACTCCACCGGGTCGAACCCGATGCGCGCGCGCTCGTCCATCGCGGACACCAGCGCCTCCAAGCGGGGCCGCAGGAGGTCCACCGCCCGCGGCGACAGTGCCGCGGACGTGGACTTGCGAGCCTTCGTGGCGCGGCGCGCTCCGGGCACGGTCAGCGGATCAGCTCGCGGACGACGTGGCCCAGCTCCGGGAGGATGAGCGACTCCAGGGCCAGCCGCACGGCCTGGGGCGAGCCCGGCAGCGCGAAGAGGATCATCCCCTGATAGGTGCCCGCCGTCGCGCGGGACAGCCACGCGGCGCTGCCCACCTGCCGGAAGGACAGCATGCGGAACAGCTCTCCAAAGCCTGGCAGCTCCTTCTCGAACAGCGCGCGCAGGGTCTCCACGGTGGTGTCGCGCCGGGCCACGCCCGTGCCGCCCGTGAAGAGCACCGCGCGAGCGCCCGCCTCGCGAGCCTGGGTCAGCGCCTGGCGGATGGCCTCGGGGTCGTCCTTCACCACCACGGTGCCGGCGATGCCGTGTCCGGCGGCCTCCAGCCCCTCGCGCAGCACTCGCCCGCTCTCATCCCGCGCCGCATCGCGGCTGTCCGAGCACGTGACGACGAACGCGCTGACGCTCACCGGGGCGTGAGCGCGGTGCTCCGAGGCGACATGGTCGTGACCGTGCTCGTGCGAGTGGTCATGCGCGTGGGTGTGCTCATGCCCGTGGCCGTGCGAATGAGCGTGCGAGTGTTCATGGCCGTGGTCGTGCGAATGATCATGGGAGTGATCATGCCCGGGGTCGTGTCCATGAGAGTTCGCATGGCCGTGGGCGTGCTCATGCCCGGGGTCATGGTCATGGTCGTGGTCGTGTCCGTCGTGTGCCATGGGGTACCGCTCCTTCTAGGTTCCGAGGGCGCGAGGCGCGCTCAGGCATCGGGCAGTTCGATGACGAGGTCGCCCTCATCCACACCCACCGTGACCGTCGGCTGGTCGTCGCAGACCCCCGGCGACGTCACGTTCTGGCCTGAGTCCATGTCGAACCCGACCTCGTGGCAGGGACACACCACGGTGTTGCCCTCGATGCGGCCACCCGATAGGAGGCAGCCTGCGTGGTTGCACCAATCATCCAGGCCCTTGTAGCGCCCGTGGATCTTCGCGATGCACACGTTGCGCTTGCCGACCTCGTAGCCTCGCATCTCCCGTTCGGCGAAGTCCGCCGGGCCGAGCTTGATTCGCGTCATCGCGCCTCTTTTCCCACAACGCGGGTCCGCCTGCACTCCTGTTTCCCCGGCACTAGATTCCGGGTGGGATTCCCGACGTGAACGACTCGAAAACGCCCACCGCGATGCTCGAAAAGTCCGCAGTCGCCCAGGTCCTCCGCGACATGGGTCTGCTCCTTCAACTCCAGGGCGAGAGTGGATTTCGCGTCCGGGCCTATGACATCGGCGCGGACCGGATCGCCGGCCTCACCCAGGACCTGGCGGCCGTGGTCTCGGAAGGCCGCCTGCAGGAGCTGCCGGGAATTGGCCCCGCGCTCGCCGAGAAAATCGTCGAGTTGGTGACCACCGGCCGGCTCACCGCCTTCGAGGAGCTCAAGGCCCGCTTTCCCGCCGGCCTCTTGGAGTTGATGAAGCTGCCCGACCTGGGCCCCAAGAAGGTCGCCGTGCTGTGGAACGAGCTCCACGTCAGCACCGTCGAGGAACTGGAGGCCGCCTGCCGCGACGGGCGAGTCCGGGCGCTCAAGGGCTTTGGCGCCAAGAGCGAGGCCAAGCTGCTCGAGGGCATCGCGCTGTACCGTCGCGCCAAGGGCGAGCGGAAGCTCCTGGGGGATGCGCTGCCCGTGGCCGAGGAGCTGCTGGCCCGCGTGAAGGCCGCGCCGGGCGTGGTGCGCGCGAGCCTGGGAGGCAGCGTGCGTCGCCGCGCGGAGACCGTGGGCGACGTGGACATCATCGCGTCGGCGCCCGAGGCGGGCCCGGTGCTGGACGCCTTCGCCAACGCGCCGGGCGTGGCCACGGTGCTGGGCAAGGGCGACAGCAAGTGCTCGGTGCGGCTCGTCACGGGCGACCTCCAGGTGGACCTGCGCGTGCTGCCCGATGAGGACTTCGCCACGGCGTTGCACCACTTCACCGGCTCCAAGGCCCATCACCTGCGCCTGCGCAGCCGCGCCAACGAGCGAGGTCTCAAGATCTCCGAGTGGGGCGTGCACCGCGATGACGACACGAAGCTGAAGGTGGAGGACGAAGCGGCCCTGTACCGCCTGCTGGACATGCAGTTCGTGCCGCCCGAGCTGCGCGAAGACACTGGCGAGGTCGAGGCCGCGCTCGCGGGCACCCTGCCCCAGGACCTGGTGACGATGGAGGATCTCCAGGGCGCGGTGCACGCGCACACCACCTGGTCCGATGGTCGCGACTCGCTGGAGGACATGGCGCGCGCGGCGGGCGCCCTGGGCCTCAAGTACCTCACCATCACCGAGCACAGCGAGGCCGCCATCTACGCGGGCGGCCTCAAGGTGGACGTCCTGGAGCGGCAGTGGGAGGAGATCGACCGGGTCAACGAGCGGGTGCCCGGCGTGCGACTGCTCAAGGGCATCGAGGTGGACATCCTGGAGTCCGGCGCGCTCGACTACGCCGATAGCGTGCTGGAGCGGCTGGAGGTGGTCATCGCCTCCATCCACGTGCGCCACTCGCTGGACGAAGAGCAGATGACCCAGCGGGTCCTCACAGCGCTGGACAACCCGTTTCTGCACATCCTCGGGCACCCCACGGGCCGGCTCATCCAGAGTCGCGACCCCTATCCCCTGCGCATGGAGGCGGTGCTGGAGCGCGCCGCCGAGCGCGGCGTGGCAGTGGAGGTCAACGGCAAGCCGCAGCGGCTGGACCTCAAGGCCGAGCACGTGCGGCGCGCGGTGGGGTTGGGCGTGAAGCTGGTGGCGAGCTGCGATGCGCACCGCAAGGAGGACCTGACGAACCTGTCCTTCGCAGTGGCCACCGCGCGCCGAGGCTGGGCCCGCAAGTCGGACATCCTCAACACGCTTCCCGCGGAGCGGTTCCTCGCCACCTTGCGCGCGCGCCGGTGATAGGCTCCCGCGCGCGTTGATGTTCCCTGCTCCATCGCCCCGCGTCTTCGTCCTGTCGTGCCTCGCGCTCGCCGCCCCCGTCCTGGCCGGCGAGGACGCCCGTCCGTCGCGCGCGGACCTCACCCGCGCCCTGGAGCTGCACGCGCGCTCGACCGTCCGGGTCATCGGACCGAAGCAGACCGGGCTCGGCATCGTCGTGGGCACGCAGGGACAGGTGCTCACCTCGGTGCAGTACGTGGGCCTCGAGTCCGCCGAGGTCGAGCATGACGGGCAGGCGCGACCCGCGAAGGTGTTGCTCGCGAACGCCCGGCTGAAGGTCGCGCTCGTGTCCGCCTCGGGCGAGGCCTGGCCCGCCGCGCCAGTGCGCCTGCCGCCGGAGGGACTCGTCGGCCGGTGGGTGATGGGCGTGGAGCCGGGCAAGCGCGGTCAGCCGTCGACGCCTCGCGCGGCGATGGCTCGCAGCGCTCCGGAGCCCTTCTTCGACGTGGCCCTCGCGCTGCCCGCCGGGAGCCCAGTGTTCGACGCCGACGGGCGGCTGGTCGCGGTGGTGGTGGAGCGTCGCGGCAAGCAGGGCGCGCGCGCGCTGCCCTTGAGCGCGGTGAAGGCACAGCTCGCCTCGGCGGCAACGCCATGAGTCGCCCACCTGGACCGCCGTGGAAGGTGAGCGCGGTGCAGGAGGCGCTGGGCCTGTGGGCCCTGGGCTTCCTGGGCATCATCGGCGCGTTCCTCATCGCGGGAGGCACCAGCGGCCCCAAGCTCGTGGCCACCGTGGGCTTCCTCTACCTGCCGCTCATCCCCATGCGCTGGCGCGACGAGGACTACCGCGACTACGGGCTGACGTTGCGCGCATGGAAGGAGGACCTGCGGCTGTTCCTCCTGTTGTCGCTCATCGTCGGGCCGTTGTTCTTCGTGGGCTTCGCCGCCTTCGTGCAGCTCACCCCGCACCTGCCCGTCGCGCTGGCGCGCCACCTGACGCCCATCGTCGGGGAGGGCCACTTCCAGCCGAGACTGCCCCCGCGCTTCGGCGAGTGGATCATCGATCAACTCTTCGTGGTGGCGCTGCCCGAGGAGTTCTTCTACCGGGGCTACATCCAGGCCCGCCTGCGCGACGCGTGGCCACAAGGCCGCGTGGTGCTGGGCGCGCGGCTCGGGCGTGCGTTCTGGGTGACCGCGCTCCTCTTCGCGCTGGGACACCTGGCCATCTTCCAGACGTGGCGACTGGCGGTGTTCTTCCCTGCGCTGCTGTTCGGCTGGATGCGCGAGCGCACGGGCACCGTCATCGGATCCGCCCTCTTCCACGCCGCCTGCAACCTGTACGTGCGCTTCCTGGAAGTGTCCTTCTTCGGGCAGTAGCCCGAGACCTCAGGGCGTGGTGAGCGTCCGCGCCTGCAGGTCGCTGCCCACCACGAGGGTTGCCCCCGAGGGCAGCTCCACCCAGCTCGCGGGCCGAGCCAGGTGACTGGCCACCACCACCGTGCGCTGGCGCCGGTGAGCCCCCAAGGTCGGCTGGATGTCCGAGGTCCGCGCGTCCACGCCGCACGCCTCGCACGCCGCCGAGCCCTCCATCCGCATGTAGTACAGCGGCAGCTCCCCCAAACGCGTCGCCGCGAGCACCGCGCCGTTGGCGGCCAGCAGGTTCAGGTTCGACGCGCGCGGCACCCCCGCTTCCGCCGACGCGCGCGCCACCTCCAAGGCCGTGCGCGCCAGGAGGTCGCCAGCGATCTCCGGCTCCAACCGGGGGTCATCCGTCCGCCCGAGCGCGCGCAGGTGCTTGAGGAACACGGCGAAGAGGACCTCGCTGTCGGTGGGCCCACGCACCTGCCGTTGGAGGTGGTCGGGAAGCCCCGCCAGCAAGGAGGCGCGCAGGCGCTCGAAGCCCTCCACCCGGCCCTGGTGTGCGAAGAGCCAGCGTCGCGCGCGAAACGGCTGCGTGTTCTCCTCGTGGGCCAGGCCCATGGGGAGCCGTTGCGCATGGAACAGGAGCGCCTCGGACTCGATGTCTGGCAGCACCCGCGCCAAGGTCAGCTCCGTCTCCGCGCGGAAGCGCCGCAGCAGGACTTCCTCCTGCGCATAACTGCCCACGCCCACCGCGTTGGGCGTTGCGTCACCCTGGAGACGGACCTGCCCGCCCAGACGCAGCAGCTCGCACCGGAGCAGGTTCGGATCAGACGTCAGTGCCGCGAGGACGACGGACATGAGGCAGAGCCCCCCTTCGGCTCGCCTCATAGATAGTGACGAGGGTCTCGACCCTCAAGCGACCCACCTGTCTCCCATCCCCCAGGCTAAGCGCTTGAAAGGGCTGGTCGTGGCGCCTAACCTCCGACGGCCTGAAGGTCGCATCCCGGGAGAGGGCCGGGGTGCGGGTCTTCACCGGAGACGGAATGTCGGACGAGATTGCAATCGGCATCGACTTGGGTACGTCGTACTCGTGCGTATCCGTCGTCCAGGACGGACAACCGGTGGTCATCCCCAACGAGTGGGGAGAGACGACCCATGCATCGTGCGTGTCGTTCCTGGATGACGGCTCGGTGTTGGTGGGCAACGCCGCCAAGCGCAACATCATCACCAACCCCGAGTCGACGGTGTATTCCGCCAAGCGACTCATCGGGCGCTACTACTTCTCCGATGAGGTGAAGAAGGCGCAGGCGGTGATGCCGTACCGCATCGTCGAGGGCGACAACAACTCGGTGCGCATCGGAGTGAATGACCGGAGCTACTCGCTGCCGGAGATCTCCGCGCTGGTGCTCAAGGAGATGAAGGCCGTCGCGGAGACGTACCTCGGCCGCGCTGTCACCAAGGCGGTGGTGACGGTGCCCGCGTACTTCAACGACAACCAGCGGCAGGCCACCAAGGACGCCGGGCGCATCGCGGGGCTGGAGGTGCTGCGCATCCTCAACGAGCCCACCGCCGCGGCGCTCGCCTACGGGTTCGGCCGGGACGTCAACCAGCGGGTGGTGGTCTACGACCTGGGGGGTGGCACGTTCGACGTGTCCATCCTGGAGATCGGCAAGGACGTCTTCGAGGTGCTCGCCACGGCGGGCGACACGTACCTGGGCGGCGACGACTTCGACGATCGCATCATGACGTGGCTGGCGGATGACTTCCTCAACCGCACGCGGCTGGACGTCCGCCAGAACAAGTACTGCCTCCAGATGCTCAAGGAGGCGGCGGAGAAGGCGAAGATCGACGTGGGCCAGAACGGCACCGCCGACGTCCTCTGCCAGGGCATCTGTCAGGACGCCAACGGCAACGTGCTGGACCTGCGCAACACGCTGAACCAGGACCAGTTCAACCGCATGGTGATGGACCTGGTGCAGCGCACCTTCAAGGTCTGTGACGAGGCGCTCCAGAGCGCGCGGCTCACCGCGGCGGACATCGACGCGGTCATCCTGGTGGGCGGGCCCACGCGGCTGCCCATCATCCGCAACTCGGTGAAGCACTACTTCCAGAAGGGCCCGCTGGAGGGCATCAACCCGGATCAGGTCGTGGCCATGGGCGCCGCGCTCCAGTCGCACGCGCTGCTGGACAGCCGGACGGAGACGTTCCTGGTGGACGTCACGCCGCTCACGCTGCGCATCGGCACGGTGGGTGGCTACACCGAGAAGATCATCGACAAGAACACGCCGGTCCCCATCGACCGCTCGAAGACCTTCACCACCAGCCGCGACGGGCAAGAGAAGGTGAAGATCCGCGTGTATCAGGGCGAGTCCAACCGCGCCGACGAGTGCGAGATGCTGGGCGAGTTCGAGTTCGCGGGCTTCCGCATCGGCTACCGCGGCGAGGTGAAGATCGAGGTCACCTTCGAGATCAACACCGACGGCCTGGTGCATGTCTCGGCGTGCGACGTGGAGACGGGCCAGAAGACGTCCACGACCATCACCTTGTCCTCGGGCATGACGGAGGCCGAC
The sequence above is drawn from the Myxococcaceae bacterium JPH2 genome and encodes:
- a CDS encoding class II glutamine amidotransferase; its protein translation is MSVVLAALTSDPNLLRCELLRLGGQVRLQGDATPNAVGVGSYAQEEVLLRRFRAETELTLARVLPDIESEALLFHAQRLPMGLAHEENTQPFRARRWLFAHQGRVEGFERLRASLLAGLPDHLQRQVRGPTDSEVLFAVFLKHLRALGRTDDPRLEPEIAGDLLARTALEVARASAEAGVPRASNLNLLAANGAVLAATRLGELPLYYMRMEGSAACEACGVDARTSDIQPTLGAHRRQRTVVVASHLARPASWVELPSGATLVVGSDLQARTLTTP
- the dnaK gene encoding molecular chaperone DnaK, coding for MSDEIAIGIDLGTSYSCVSVVQDGQPVVIPNEWGETTHASCVSFLDDGSVLVGNAAKRNIITNPESTVYSAKRLIGRYYFSDEVKKAQAVMPYRIVEGDNNSVRIGVNDRSYSLPEISALVLKEMKAVAETYLGRAVTKAVVTVPAYFNDNQRQATKDAGRIAGLEVLRILNEPTAAALAYGFGRDVNQRVVVYDLGGGTFDVSILEIGKDVFEVLATAGDTYLGGDDFDDRIMTWLADDFLNRTRLDVRQNKYCLQMLKEAAEKAKIDVGQNGTADVLCQGICQDANGNVLDLRNTLNQDQFNRMVMDLVQRTFKVCDEALQSARLTAADIDAVILVGGPTRLPIIRNSVKHYFQKGPLEGINPDQVVAMGAALQSHALLDSRTETFLVDVTPLTLRIGTVGGYTEKIIDKNTPVPIDRSKTFTTSRDGQEKVKIRVYQGESNRADECEMLGEFEFAGFRIGYRGEVKIEVTFEINTDGLVHVSACDVETGQKTSTTITLSSGMTEADIQQSIQANRNIRLAGHNSNDLPAVAQ
- a CDS encoding trypsin-like peptidase domain-containing protein — encoded protein: MFPAPSPRVFVLSCLALAAPVLAGEDARPSRADLTRALELHARSTVRVIGPKQTGLGIVVGTQGQVLTSVQYVGLESAEVEHDGQARPAKVLLANARLKVALVSASGEAWPAAPVRLPPEGLVGRWVMGVEPGKRGQPSTPRAAMARSAPEPFFDVALALPAGSPVFDADGRLVAVVVERRGKQGARALPLSAVKAQLASAATP
- a CDS encoding CPBP family intramembrane metalloprotease, translating into MSRPPGPPWKVSAVQEALGLWALGFLGIIGAFLIAGGTSGPKLVATVGFLYLPLIPMRWRDEDYRDYGLTLRAWKEDLRLFLLLSLIVGPLFFVGFAAFVQLTPHLPVALARHLTPIVGEGHFQPRLPPRFGEWIIDQLFVVALPEEFFYRGYIQARLRDAWPQGRVVLGARLGRAFWVTALLFALGHLAIFQTWRLAVFFPALLFGWMRERTGTVIGSALFHAACNLYVRFLEVSFFGQ
- a CDS encoding Rieske 2Fe-2S domain-containing protein; this translates as MTRIKLGPADFAEREMRGYEVGKRNVCIAKIHGRYKGLDDWCNHAGCLLSGGRIEGNTVVCPCHEVGFDMDSGQNVTSPGVCDDQPTVTVGVDEGDLVIELPDA
- the polX gene encoding DNA polymerase/3'-5' exonuclease PolX; this translates as MLEKSAVAQVLRDMGLLLQLQGESGFRVRAYDIGADRIAGLTQDLAAVVSEGRLQELPGIGPALAEKIVELVTTGRLTAFEELKARFPAGLLELMKLPDLGPKKVAVLWNELHVSTVEELEAACRDGRVRALKGFGAKSEAKLLEGIALYRRAKGERKLLGDALPVAEELLARVKAAPGVVRASLGGSVRRRAETVGDVDIIASAPEAGPVLDAFANAPGVATVLGKGDSKCSVRLVTGDLQVDLRVLPDEDFATALHHFTGSKAHHLRLRSRANERGLKISEWGVHRDDDTKLKVEDEAALYRLLDMQFVPPELREDTGEVEAALAGTLPQDLVTMEDLQGAVHAHTTWSDGRDSLEDMARAAGALGLKYLTITEHSEAAIYAGGLKVDVLERQWEEIDRVNERVPGVRLLKGIEVDILESGALDYADSVLERLEVVIASIHVRHSLDEEQMTQRVLTALDNPFLHILGHPTGRLIQSRDPYPLRMEAVLERAAERGVAVEVNGKPQRLDLKAEHVRRAVGLGVKLVASCDAHRKEDLTNLSFAVATARRGWARKSDILNTLPAERFLATLRARR
- a CDS encoding molybdenum cofactor biosynthesis protein MoaB, coding for MSVSAFVVTCSDSRDAARDESGRVLREGLEAAGHGIAGTVVVKDDPEAIRQALTQAREAGARAVLFTGGTGVARRDTTVETLRALFEKELPGFGELFRMLSFRQVGSAAWLSRATAGTYQGMILFALPGSPQAVRLALESLILPELGHVVRELIR